A single window of Botrytis cinerea B05.10 chromosome 15, complete sequence DNA harbors:
- the Bcatm1 gene encoding Bcatm1, whose product MSFRSLHSFHGASCIYAKASLRHPQWAKPGVGLRVFTSTNRLLKDIPKGSAIQSQSLRNPKTADDIPGATPETAKKAPLAIPTTARKDPLALDDKTNKEQRKADWAIIKEMSQYLWPKDNMGTRVRVGLSLGLLVGAKVLNVQVPFYFKSIVDAMNVDFATLGGTATTVAGSMILAYGLTRIGATLFQEVRNAVFASVAQKAIRRVACNVFDHLLRLDLNFHLSKQTGGLTRAIDRGTKGISFLLTSMVFHIFPTVLEISMVCGILTYQYGAKFAAITALTMVGYTAFTISTTAWRTKFRRAANAADNKGSTVAVDSLINYEAVKYFNNEKYEVGRYDQALKAYEKSSIKVATSLAFLNSGQNLIFSSALTAMMYLAADGVATGNLTVGDLVMVNQLVFQLSVPLNFLGSVYRELRQSLLDMETLFNLQKVNVAVREAPNAKPLQLTKGGEITFENVTFGYHPDRPILKNLSMTIPAGKKIAIVGPSGCGKSTVLRLLFRFYDVQEGRILIDGQDIRNVSLESLRRAIGVVPQDTPLFNDSIEHNIRYGNLEASDEKVKEAAQRAKIHSIITTLPDGYKTMVGERGMMISGGEKQRLAVSRLILKDPPLLFFDEATSALDTHTEQALMQNINSILKEKSRTSVFVAHRLRTIFDSDKIIVLKDGSVAENGTHRELVDTGGVYSDLWSVQETLFAETEKGKEQEVNTPDVSKEESR is encoded by the exons ATGAGCTTCCGAAGCTTACATAGCTTCCATGGAGCTTCTTGCATATATGCAAAAGCTTCATTGCGACACCCACAATGGGCAAAACCGGGGGTAGGCCTGAGGGTATTCACAAGCACCAATCGACTGTTGAAAGACATTCCCAAAGGCAGTGCTATCCAGAGCCAATCTTTAAGAAATCCGAAAACAGCGGACGATATACCTGGGGCGACGCCTGAGACGGCGAAAAAAGCCCCTCTTGCCATACCGACAACGGCAAGAAAAGATCCATTGGCCCTCGATGACAAAACAAATAAGGAGCAAAGGAAGGCGGACTGGGCGATTATAAAAGAGATGTCACAGTATTTGTGGCCAAAAGACAACATGGGAACAAGAGTTCGAGTTGGATTATCCCTAGGGTTGCTGGTTGGAGCTAAGGTGTTGAATGTGCAAGTACCTTTCTACTTCAAAAGCATTGTCGATGCCATGAATGTCGATTTTGCTACCCTTGGAGGCACAGCTACGACCGTCGCCGGATCGATGATATTGGCTTATGGACTTACCAGGATTGGGGCTACTTTGTTTCAAGAAGTACGGAATGCTGTCTTCGCCAGCGTTGCTCAGAAGGCTATCAGAAGGGTAGCTTGCAATGTTTTTGATCATCTATTGAGACTTGAtctcaatttccatctctcgaAGCAAACCGGTGGGCTGACAAGAGCTATCGACCGTGGTACGAAAGGAATTAGCTTCTTGCTCACATCCATGGTTTTCCACATTTTCCCGACAGTGTTAGAGATATCCATGGTTTGCGGTATCTTGACATATCAATATGGTGCCAAATTCGCGGCTATCACGGCTCTCACCATGGTGGGATATACAGCATTTACCATCTCGACTACTGCTTGGAGAACAAAATTTCGTAGAGCCGCCAATGCCGCTGATAATAAAGGCTCGACAGTTGCTGTAGACTCTCTTATCAACTATGAGGCAGTCAAGTACTTCAACAACGAGAAATACGAAGTTGGTAGATATGACCAGGCACTCAAAGCTTACGagaaatcatccatcaaggTCGCAACATCTTTAGCATTCCTCAATAGTGGACAAAACTTGATCTTCTCAAGTGCATTAACTGCCATGATGTACCTAGCTGCAGATGGTGTAGCTACAGGAAACCTGACAGTGGGTGATCTTGTAATGGTCAACCAATTAGTCTTTCAGCTTTCGGTTCCCTTAAATTTCCTTGGATCAGTATACCGAGAACTTCGACAATCTTTGTTGGACATGGAAACGCTTTTCAACCTGCAAAAGGTCAATGTGGCTGTCAGGGAAGCTCCAAATGCGAAGCCCCTGCAGCTAACTAAAGGCGGCGAGATCACATTCGAGAATGTAACGTTTGGTTACCATCCAGACCGTCCGATCCTGAAGAATCTCAGCATGACCATTCCTGCTGGCAAAAAAATTGCTATTGTTGGACCTAGTGGTTGTGGAAAATCAACGGTCCTCCGACTCTTATTCCGTTTCTATGATGTTCAAGAGggaagaattttgattgacGGTCAAGATATCCGGAATGTAAGTTTGGAGTCACTGAGGAGAGCGATTGGCGTCGTTCCTCAAGACACACCGCTTTTCAATGATTCAATTGAACACAACATCAGATATGGTAATTTGGAGGCATCTGACGAAAAAGTCAAAGAAGCAGCACAACGTGCAAAGATTCATAGCATTATCACAACGCTCCCCGATGGATATAAAACCATGGTCGGTGAACGGGGAATGATGATTTCTGGAGGAGAAAAGCAAAGATTGGCAGTATCAAGACTTATCTTGAAAGATCCTCCGCTGTTATTCTTTGACGAGGCGACATCTGCATTGGATACACATACGGAACAGGCACTCATGCAAAATATCAACagcatattgaaagagaaatcgaGGACTAGTGTTTTCGTTGCTCATCGGCTCCGAACAATCTTTGATAGCGATAAAATCATCGTACTGAAGGACGGGTCAGTGGCTGAAAATGGGACGCATAGAGAATTGGTCGATACTGGTGGGGTATATTCCGATCTCTGGAGTG TACAAGAAACTCTTTTTGCCGAAACGGAGAAGGGTAAAGAACAAGAAGTCAATACTCCAGACGTCTCGAAAGAGGAGAGTAGATAG
- the Bcaim24 gene encoding Bcaim24, whose amino-acid sequence MISRSSVSRAARGARQLRSIKNTPAACRNFRISASEAPLDSDLLSKTLDSTDPADARFEVIGAPYSLLSVSLSASQTLYTRRGTLVGVSGKAENAQSTLSILEPFRRAPLGIPFLYQKISSTSPIKALVSTKNPITSMEVLHLDGREDWMVTQRDALLAWTGHRLSVSPTMNRSMSIAHWGNTQITGRGLVALAGAGRIYEITLKEGEEFVAHPGNVVAYTMNQNLPLPYRLKASILKLQIPNLGFSKLLPDIKFFRVMQQTDSWNFVKRIAFTLRTAMRRTIWGDRLFLQFRGPTTLLMSTRATRISDILTNKDINEIADAPPGAVTEAIELAKEPKLIPQVTKQIKDVPTGFHYAEVNKVGKVKFEDAPAR is encoded by the exons ATGATTTCACGATCATCTGTAAGCCGCGCTGCTCGCGGTGCGCGGCAGCTCCgttcaatcaaaaatacaCCCGCCGCATGTAGAAATTTTCGAATCAGCGCATCAGAAGCTCCCTTGGACAGCGATCTTTTAAGCAAGACTCTTGATTCTACAGATCCCGCTG ATGCAAGATTTGAAGTCATTGGAGCGCCCTACTCTCTTCTTTCAGTCTCATTGTCCGCATCGCAAACATTATACACTCGACGAGGAACGTTGGTTGGAGTGAGCGGAAAAGCAGAAAAT GCCCAATCCACATTATCGATTCTTGAACCATTTCGACGAGCCCCTCTTGGAATTCCGTTCCTCTATCAAAAAATCTCCTCGACAAGTCCTATAAAAGCACTGGTTTCAACGAAGAATCCGATCACATCTATGGAGGTATTACACTTGgatggaagagaagattggATGGTCACTCAGAGAGATGCATTGCTAGCTTGGACTGGCCATAGGCTATCTGTTTCACCGACAATGAACAGAAGCATGAGTATCGCTCACTGGGGAAACACTCAAATTACAGGCAGAGGGCTTGTAGCTTTGGCTGGCGCAGGTCGTATATACGAAATTACGCTGAAAGAAGGTGAGGAATTTGTCGCGCATCCAGGAAATGTCGTGGCGTACACAATGAACCAAAATCTACCTCTCCCCTACCGATTAAAGGCATCGATCTTAAAATTACAGATCCCAAACTTGGGATTCAGTAAGTTATTGCCAGACATCAAATTTTTCAGGGTTATGCAACAAACAGATTCATGGAATTTTGTGAAGAGGATAGCTTTTACCCTCAGGACAGCGATGAGAAGGACTATCTGGGGCGATAGGCTATTTTTACAATTCAGAGGGCCAACTACACTTTTAATGTCTACAAGGGCAACACGGATTAGCGACATTTTGACAAACAAAGATATTAATGAAATTGCGGATGCTCCACCGGGTGCCGTAACGGAAGCTATTGAGTTGGCAAAAGAACCCAAGTTGATTCCACAAGTTACGAAGCAAATAAAGGATGTGCCAACTGGGTTTCATTATGCGGAGGTTAATAAAGTTGGGAAAgtgaagtttgaagatgCTCCTGCAAGGTAG